The window AATGTTATTGACATATATTGGACGAGATAATTGTGTAACAACATTATTTGCCAAACTTTTTTGAAGGAGATGCGATTTTCTGATACTACAGATGATCGATGTAGATATTATTTACTTTGGATGATCAATTGACATTCATATAcagtcttaaaaaataattatacataccAAATGATTGGTTATTTATAAGAacgaaaattatttatatatacatatatatagataaatatttagatagatagatagatatgaAGTTTTGTCCAAGGATTAGTAGGGAAAGGTGGATTAGTATGTATTGGGAAAAGGTGAATATATGCTCAAGAATGCTATTGGGGTTTTCTTTGATTCCTAACAGAAGGAAAACCAAATGTATGCACTAGTGCAAAACTAATGCATGGATATATTCTGGGTAGTGacaaaagatgaaaaacatAGTATTTACCTAGCTTTTTAACATGGAATATTTGTCTGCAGGGCTCAGATTGAGGTTTGGTTAGGGGCATCAATGAAGGGTATTTCATGCCATGGCCACTTGGAAATAGCTAgataccttttttctttttctagtatTCCAGTATGGTAATGGTGTGTCTTATGGTCCAATATCAGAACAATGTGACTGAGAGGGGTGCCCAATGTTACCATGTTTGCCAATTACTATCAAGagcaggttttttttttttttttttttgaagaataaaaaaatagaaaacaggttttatcatcaattattcccaaaataggtttttaaaaattgttctgaAAACtagtgtttttcaaaaaatatatttttatttattttttattttttaaggattattttaaaaaataattatatatatatatatatatatatatatatatatatatatatatatatatatatatatatatatatatatatatatatgtgtgtgtgtgtgtgtgtggagaatgattgaaaataaaatattacacataaaaattattttttaaaaatatttggaaacatagaaaaacaaattgagaatatttcaaattttcaaataaatttattattctgaaaaaaaattcaaaaactgttttttaaaaaactattctaaaaaaattatttttcaagttttcaaaaatgttCTCAAACAAACCCTAGTAATGGAATTGATAAAAACCCACAAATTAAAACCTATATTGGTTTGAAATGAATCTAATGATCTATTATTGTGAATAAATGATTTACTCTCAGAGATTAATCAAGAAATGGTTTCATTTACAGTGTATTGAACCAAAATTTCTGAATTGATTTGTTCATTTAGTGTGCAGTTGTTTCATTCCTCACAACCCTAGATATGCACCAAAAGTGATATACCTTAGGATGATTTCTTCAATCACATCACAACAGACACCATGGTCCCCTCAAAATCAAATGTTACTGACTTCATGTGACTTGGTTTGTTGAGGGCATTTACATATCATTGACCAAAACTATACATATTGCATACAATCATGCTAGAACAACTTGCTGCATCCCATATTTACCTTCATTTTTCTGGTGCAAGTCAAAGATCGATACCTAATATTCCCTTCAGCTAATCAATGTGATCAGGGGGTGGTCTAGTTCAGAATGCTCTATGTGTATGTGCAACCATGCAGcaaattaaagataaattgaTGGTGTTGTCAAACTGATGGTGACATCCAAAAAAAACCAGGCATGTGCTATACGATCTTTAAGAAGTTTTGCCAAACTAAAAGCCTAACTTTTCAGGACGTTTCGGGATCTTTACGTACCGACaatgtaatgaaaattgaatgaaaattcaattcaaatctGTAACATGATATGAGATATGAATTTTGTGTGATGATAAACCTTCAGCTGGGTGGCCATGTGGTATATCACTGGGTCCTATCTTTTATACACATATTGATATCCTTGTCCCAATGTGGAACTGTTTAGACCAGTTAACATCATGTATGTATACATGTAATAAAGGCGAGGAAAGGGCAATGGCCCTCCATAGTCCTCATCCACACACAGCCAAAATATTGCTAAATGCTTATGGGATCTTATCACAAACATATCAATCAATGCAGGTGCTTCCATTAGGCCATTGCCCGCACAGACACTCACTACGAATTGAGAGGACCACCACTCATTGTCCCTCACACATCACAATTATATCATCTCACAGACCTCTCTTCTCCTTTTTGGCCTCTCTTTCCTCCTCTCTGAAACCCATTCAAACACCCTAACGATCATTTCAAAAGCAGTACCCAGCTAAGAGAGTTGGTTGAGTTGTTTTGGGAAGAATGGAAATGAAAGTTCCTCATCAGCTCTACAGTCTGTACTCAGCCTCCAACATGATCAAGAGGGAAGATCATAGCCGGAAAAGTCTGAAAAAGCCAGAAGAAAAGCAGCATGATGACTCCAAACCTTTCAACTCCCGGAATCTGTCAAAGGTCATTCTCCCTCCCTTAGGTGTCTCAAGTTATAACCAAAATCCGTTAGCGCCCAAAGGATGGATCATCTCACCAATGGATTCAAGATACAGGTATGAGTACTATACCCGAAGAAACGGACAAAAATCAATCATCATGATTAAACTTCTATTACCATGATCAGTTCATATATGGttgatatattaaaatatgcatGTTAAACGTAAATAATGTCTATATGCATACGTGCACACCTTCATGTCCATAGGTCCATATCTAATAGACTCATAAATTACTTTTCAAACCACTATTTATGTGTACATGTATATAAATAAGCATATATACTGGCATATATATCAGTTTTTGAAGTTGTCTATTCATGCTTAGTTGATGACTTAACCATAATGAACACAACTCTTGATTGAGTGAGAGAATTGAACTTCAAAAGTGTTCGTTCATATAGAAAAGGGAAAGTTGCTGGAATCACTGATATATATCGCCTCCAATCAGCGGTCACCATGCACTTCTGCAAATAAGAATGATACTCACCCTTTAAATGGCCTTATTAGAGGACACATACATGGCATATAGCTTTTttattgatcttttttttttgtgggaaaAGTGATTCTTAGATAGTGTTACTACTATTTCCATAGAGGAAAGTTAGGAAAAACCATTAGGCTACAATTTATTCTGATAACTCAATATTGTCTGCTATATATTATGGTTGATTTCTAGTTTGAAGGCAAAATTTTCTCCTTGATTTTCATTATATAAGAAGATTtgaataatttatatttgatgAATAGTGTTTCTTTGATCTAGTAATGAGTATGGGCAAGGATAAATTTGTATGTTGCACATATGCAGGTGTTGGGAGACATATATGGTGGTTTTAGTAGCCTACTCTCTATGGATTTACCCTTTTCAAGTTGCATTTCTGAAAGCCTCTCCAAATAGACAACTATATATCACGGATAACGTCGTTGATCTATTTTTCGCTGTTGACATCGTCCTAACATTTTTCGTCGCTTACATTGATCGAAGAACTCAGCTACTTGTTTGTGACTGGAGAAAGATTGCAGTGAGGTTAGTGGATTAATCACTTCAAGCTATAAGAGATCATTAATCAACACTTAGATACTGAAGCACCCACAAatgttttcccttttctttctctAGAAACAAACAGATGAGGAAAGAAATTAGCAATTCCCAGTTAGGactttgatttttgtttgatttggtcATGTTGCATATAGACACACTTAAGGCTGGTTTTGACCCTATTTGATTCTTTGGTTGAATGTCCTTATCAGGACATAGCACTTAGCTGAGAaaatcatctttattttttttctaatgggAAGAGAATCTCTCTTGAATCACTTTAATTTGCTGAAAATGACTTCTGGAATAAACTTTCTTTTTGCTATTTTCACTTTGAGATGGTACTGTACTGGTTGGCCTGACCGTATGGTCTTAATTCCATGCCCTTTTCGAATAGTGCAACAAGCACTATGCATCAATGGGCACTGTGGGCCAATGCCTTTTCTGAGAATAACACACTCGAAGGGTATGTGGGTATGGGTGCATGGGTGTATGCGTGTGGCCATGGATGCAAATCAGAGTCACCAaccccattattattattttatatatatgtagtgGCCCAACTCTTATCTGTAATTCAACAAAGCCCATGATCACCATCAATGTGTAGCTCCCAGATGGTGTGACCAAACCTCAATTATTGAATTGAGTATCTTAATTGGTGGATTACCCCACCTCCCTTGGACCCAAATCATAGAGCATATGCCCGTAAATGGAAAATAGTTTATTTACTCTGACCTACTTCTTCCACTGGATCACCAAGTCAACAAACAACCATGATGTTCTAAAAGATGGAActtttttctttccaacaaGATATAATAACAAAACAGATGCTCACAATGACCTAATTTCAAACTATTCCCTACTAAAACTGGTGTCATCCTTATAATGAATGTCACCCATGCCAAAGGTGTGCCTCACTGCATCTCACTTGCAAGCATACTGTATTCCTCTTCTCTTGGGCTCAGCCTTTTGCTTGTTGGGCTGTCCTTGAGGAATTTCAGAAACAATGACTAAAATTACTTTTACACCCCCTAACTGTTAACTAAATAATATAGATCAATTCTTTGAAGATGGGTGTTATTGGAAAAGATCAAAATTTGCTTCAAGCAAGCCCTGGTGGCCTTTGTGTAAAGGGTACTAGTACATGAGGATTAACCAAGCTTGTAACAATGCCATAGGTACCTGTCAACATGGTTTCTGATGGATATGGCATCAACTATGCCTTTTGAGGCACTGGGCTCCTTGATCACTGGCAAACAGAAAGTGGGTCTCTCCTACTCCCTCTTGGGTCTGCTCAGATTCTGGCGTCTCCGCCGTGTCAAGCAACTCTTCACCAGGTTGATTTATTCAATTAATCATCCCAGCCACAATTCCACCcaattctcttctttcctcACACTTTCTCTCCTCTTTTTCAGGCTTGAGAAGGACATCAGATTCAGCTATTTCTGGGTTCGATGTGCTAGGCTATTATCAGTAAGTACAATTTAAGAGTAAAGCTGCATGTATACTCAAGCGATCTATACTAACATACCGACAATTTTGTTGGTGCATGCCCTGGTCTTATTGAGTTTTCTGTCATTTGTTTCCAGTAAAAGTAGCTAACCTAATGAAGAAAGTGTACATTTTTTTGGTGTAGGTGACATTGTTTCTGGTCCACTGTGCTGGGTGCCTATACTACTTGCTAGCTGATCGATACCCGCATCAAGGAAAGACGTGGATTGGAGCCGTTATACCGAATTTTAGAGAGACAAGCCTTTGGATCAGATATATTTCAGCCCTGTATTGGTCCATCACCACCATGACCACTGTTGGCTATGGTGACATGCATGCTGTGAACACTATGGAGAtgatcttcatcattttctacatgctattcAACCTTGGCTTAACTGCTTACTTGATCGGTAACATGACAAACTTAGTTGTTGAAGGCACTAGACGTACTATGGAATTTGTGAGTACTATGATCTTTTTCCCTCTTTTGGTCCTCAGATTAAGTTAACCATGTTTAGATGAGTGATAAATTTTGGGATCTGTGGCTTGTGACATAGAGAAATAGCATAGAAGCAGCATCAAACTTTGTATGCAGAAACCGGTTGCCTCCAAGATTGAAAGAGCAGATACTGGCTTATATGTGTTTGAGATTTAAGGCTGAGAGCTTGAATCAGCACCAACTAATTGAACAGCTGCCCAAATCCATATGCAAAAGCATCTGCCAGCATTTATTCTTTCCAACTGTGGAGAAGGTCTATCTTTTCAAGGGAATCTCAAGAGAAATACTCTTGCTCCTGGTATGGGACCATTTTTGGATGGATTCAATAAAAACGAAGTTCAATTCCTAACCTAAGAAAGTTggtaaaattattgtttttccagtgaaattattgattttcgTATTGAATAAAATAGGatcaaaaatctaaaatattgaaaacttgGAAGAAATTCTAATCCTAGTGAGATTCTCTAACAATGTAATCACATTGAGCAGGTTGCAAAGATGAAGGCTGAGTACATACCTCCTAGAGAAGATGTTATAATGCAGAATGAGGCGCCAGATGACGTTTACATAATTGTATCTGGAGAAGTTGAAATTATTGATTATGTGGGAGAGAAAGAGCATGTTGTTGGGACTCTACAGTCTGCAGACATGTTTGGAGAAGTTGGGGCACTTTGCTGCAGACCTCAAAGCTATACGTTTCGAACCAAGACCCTTTCACAACTCCTGAGGCTGAAGACCAATGCACTGATAGAAGCAATGCAGACTAAGAAGGAAGACAATGTGATTATCCTTAAAAACTTTCTTCAGGTTTGTACCTATCTGAGTACTAATTTCCTTCCCCCTTCTGTTTTTTCTTCTGCTCTCTGTTTTTATTAGATCATTTGCAAGTATATATTGCAGCAAAGTTTTCACCAATACACAAGATCAGTTGCATGCTCTGCTTCTTGATATGATCTACCATAGAGGACCTAATTTTCATGATATATAATGGTGAATTGCAGCATCACAAAAGGCTTAAGGATCTAAACATTGGAGATTTGCTGGTGGAGAATGGGGAAGAAGATGTTGATCCCAACATGGCTTTCAATTTACTGACTGTTGCCAGCACTGGCAACGCAGCCTTTCTTGATGAGCTTCTCAAGGCAAAATTGGACCCTGATATTGGGGACTCCAAAGGAAGAACCCCATTGGTATGTTTCTAAACATCTAAGAACTTCAGAAGATCACAACTTTGAGATAAACCCAACTCGACTCTGTCTTGGCTGGTTTCAACTCATAATATTTCAATCCTTTAGTCACCTGGATGTACAGAGAATCTAGGCTACAACTTCTTGATACTAATACATGTCAAATGTTTCATTATTCGATTCTTTTTCAATTGGGTCAGTTGGATTTTGAAACTTTATCGGACATTACTTCTCCCCAGGGCCTAATTTCATTCTCTAGGTACACTCTTTAAAAGCCAGAGATGCCAAATATTCATGCCTTCGAGTACATACAATGCTTGCATACTGTAACCAAAATGCCTAGAActgaaaaattggtattactTTCATG of the Vitis riparia cultivar Riparia Gloire de Montpellier isolate 1030 unplaced genomic scaffold, EGFV_Vit.rip_1.0 scaffold793_pilon_pilon, whole genome shotgun sequence genome contains:
- the LOC117910633 gene encoding potassium channel AKT2/3-like isoform X1, which gives rise to MEMKVPHQLYSLYSASNMIKREDHSRKSLKKPEEKQHDDSKPFNSRNLSKVILPPLGVSSYNQNPLAPKGWIISPMDSRYRCWETYMVVLVAYSLWIYPFQVAFLKASPNRQLYITDNVVDLFFAVDIVLTFFVAYIDRRTQLLVCDWRKIAVRYLSTWFLMDMASTMPFEALGSLITGKQKVGLSYSLLGLLRFWRLRRVKQLFTRLEKDIRFSYFWVRCARLLSVTLFLVHCAGCLYYLLADRYPHQGKTWIGAVIPNFRETSLWIRYISALYWSITTMTTVGYGDMHAVNTMEMIFIIFYMLFNLGLTAYLIGNMTNLVVEGTRRTMEFRNSIEAASNFVCRNRLPPRLKEQILAYMCLRFKAESLNQHQLIEQLPKSICKSICQHLFFPTVEKVYLFKGISREILLLLVAKMKAEYIPPREDVIMQNEAPDDVYIIVSGEVEIIDYVGEKEHVVGTLQSADMFGEVGALCCRPQSYTFRTKTLSQLLRLKTNALIEAMQTKKEDNVIILKNFLQHHKRLKDLNIGDLLVENGEEDVDPNMAFNLLTVASTGNAAFLDELLKAKLDPDIGDSKGRTPLHIAASKGHEDCVMVLLKHACNVHVRDINGNTALWDAVSAKHNSIFWILYHCASLSDPYTSGDLLCTAAKRNDLTAMKELLKQGLNIDSKNRQGLTAIQIAMAEDHTDMVKLLVMNGADVIHANTYEFSSETLNEMLQKREMGHRIMVPDTLPTDHETLLRDQGGEKEFNTNGGFKGTNVPRVSIYRGHPLQRKESCCTEAGRLIRLPNSLMELKAIAGEKLGFDARNAMVTNEEGAEIDSIEVIRDNDKLFLVEDPNSLM
- the LOC117910633 gene encoding potassium channel AKT2/3-like isoform X2 yields the protein MEMKVPHQLYSLYSASNMIKREDHSRKSLKKPEEKQHDDSKPFNSRNLSKVILPPLGVSSYNQNPLAPKGWIISPMDSRYRCWETYMVVLVAYSLWIYPFQVAFLKASPNRQLYITDNVVDLFFAVDIVLTFFVAYIDRRTQLLVCDWRKIAVRYLSTWFLMDMASTMPFEALGSLITGKQKVGLSYSLLGLLRFWRLRRVKQLFTRLEKDIRFSYFWVRCARLLSVTLFLVHCAGCLYYLLADRYPHQGKTWIGAVIPNFRETSLWIRYISALYWSITTMTTVGYGDMHAVNTMEMIFIIFYMLFNLGLTAYLIGNMTNLVVEGTRRTMEFRNSIEAASNFVCRNRLPPRLKEQILAYMCLRFKAESLNQHQLIEQLPKSICKSICQHLFFPTVEKVYLFKGISREILLLLVAKMKAEYIPPREDVIMQNEAPDDVYIIVSGEVEIIDYVGEKEHVVGTLQSADMFGEVGALCCRPQSYTFRTKTLSQLLRLKTNALIEAMQTKKEDNVIILKNFLQHHKRLKDLNIGDLLVENGEEDVDPNMAFNLLTVASTGNAAFLDELLKAKLDPDIGDSKGRTPLHIAASKGHEDCVMVLLKHACNVHVRDPYTSGDLLCTAAKRNDLTAMKELLKQGLNIDSKNRQGLTAIQIAMAEDHTDMVKLLVMNGADVIHANTYEFSSETLNEMLQKREMGHRIMVPDTLPTDHETLLRDQGGEKEFNTNGGFKGTNVPRVSIYRGHPLQRKESCCTEAGRLIRLPNSLMELKAIAGEKLGFDARNAMVTNEEGAEIDSIEVIRDNDKLFLVEDPNSLM